The Martelella endophytica genome contains the following window.
CATCAGAACGTCAGACCGCCTTCGCGGGCGCCATCGGCCAGCGCCTTGACGCGGCCGTGGAAGATGAACGAGCCGCGGTCGAAGACAACTTCCGAAACGCCGGCCTTGACGGCACGCTCGGCGACGAGCTTGCCGACGGCTTCGGCAGCCGCACGGTCAGCACCGGTCTTCAGATCGCCACGCAGCGAAGCGTCGAGCGTCGAAGCGGCGGCCAGCGTGCGGCCGGCAACGTCGTCGATAACCTGGGCATAGATGTTCTTCGAAGAACGGTG
Protein-coding sequences here:
- the rplR gene encoding 50S ribosomal protein L18, which encodes MASRKEAITRRASRVRRQLKKVANGRPRLSVHRSSKNIYAQVIDDVAGRTLAAASTLDASLRGDLKTGADRAAAEAVGKLVAERAVKAGVSEVVFDRGSFIFHGRVKALADGAREGGLTF